A window from gamma proteobacterium SS-5 encodes these proteins:
- a CDS encoding pilus assembly protein PilX has translation MVLVTTLIFLVIMTMLGLASVQGNSLQERMAGNSRDLNLAFQAAEAALRAAEDEVRNNDIEVGSQSHVIADVSKEDPPISPSSVTYWYAELEKDTAKSVSVSQVASAPAYIIEVLDPPSGSGGASASNEVVDAAFEAQPSEEGLDNTYRITSRGVGATEGASVILQSTFALPPTSP, from the coding sequence ATGGTGCTGGTCACCACCCTGATCTTTCTGGTCATCATGACCATGCTGGGCCTGGCCTCGGTGCAGGGCAACAGCCTGCAGGAGCGCATGGCGGGTAATAGCAGGGACCTGAATTTGGCGTTTCAGGCGGCAGAGGCGGCGCTGAGAGCAGCAGAGGATGAGGTTCGCAATAATGACATAGAGGTGGGTAGTCAAAGTCATGTTATTGCTGATGTCAGTAAAGAAGACCCACCGATTAGCCCATCTAGCGTAACCTATTGGTACGCCGAGCTGGAGAAGGATACCGCCAAGTCGGTAAGTGTCAGTCAGGTAGCCAGTGCACCTGCTTATATCATTGAGGTGCTTGATCCACCAAGTGGTAGCGGAGGGGCTAGTGCCAGCAATGAAGTGGTTGATGCTGCCTTTGAAGCGCAACCATCTGAAGAAGGCCTTGATAATACCTATCGCATCACCAGCCGTGGCGTGGGTGCCACCGAAGGCGCGTCGGTCATTTTGCAATCCACCTTTGCTCTGCCCCCAACATCACCCTAA
- a CDS encoding pilus assembly protein PilC has protein sequence MAYASCPEITIETTIERNSSWKKIAREDVPDLESVTSYTGFVDGGFSNSCKVTLLNDADDLLKYRRCAAATVSLTGPAASCAPSSTGDVSQTPLFLGGADVPGNLLLVPSVEWPTVNSVANLGAYNPDNEYTGYFDSYKCYDYSYSSTEADRHFYPSSTTETRTCSGKWSGNFLNWAATQTIDPFRSALTGGHRVKDTSTETWLEKARHDGQGGTGLYPNRRLPESGNGASLVSGATPFNANWLQMRIQGLGNKMRFRLDNSGVDTSVTAYNPSMAISKDKAYEVSIRVKVCVSGMLEGNCKQYSQGYKPEGLLQQNAAKLRYGIFGYLNDSNMKRDGAVLRAQQKMVGPTRKNAQMDVEDNPNQEWDPVTGVSISNPDADDASASSSALGITINNSGVINYLNKFGQLTTNNNKSYDPVGELYYAGLRYLKNQGNVSAYTSMSGASTSDKNKWADGFPVITTWVDPMQHSCQANVMLGIGDIYTHRDKNLPGSSCTSDEPSKPSEVSSDSTVNVVTETNKVGQMEGIGNIGSKCNFTGRNNSAFMAGLAWHAKTSDIRPDLDGTQRVSTYWVDVLEALSLEGMARNQFALAAKYGGFNPPADFDPATWGTDSLPEAWWHTNGETLTPFGSRGNGQASFKRPDNFFLAGEAGAMVQSLKSAFQNIIEETTGNFSAVAASTAELKTDTMVFQARFDSTDWSGELIAYGFDPTAENPFSLKWNAAEQIPEAANRKIVSFNPDTNAGIDFQWSQLNSTQKTQLNDTEELLNYLRGDSSEEVSNGGDYRDRSVLLGDIVNSSPVYVDVNLDYRYTDDLQSGYADFKASLEDTPAMIYVGSNDGMLHAFKATTGEELFAYVPNAVFPNLAELGKSAYNHKYFVDGDIFVGHAYIAARGGWRTVLVGGLGAGGKAIYALDITNPEGFSKTDVLWEFSHADLGYSFGRPTIAPMGNGEWAVILGNGYQSSLGKASLFVLDVADGSLIKQIDLDTSGGNGLSAPVTVANDSRQIIHAFAGDLKGNMWRVDFCSSCDGTNPNFISNQWEPSWSSGGDPAPLFTTPDNRPITSRPAVGKHPDGGYIVFFGTGKFYETGDNIIGSSPAIEAFYGLRDADGPISGVSELLEHSIGWQGTGLDRSLRVTSSTEEEPFLITPTGSEKGWYLPLIYNSVQESERVVAEPVLRNGRIIFVTMVPNPDPCGYGGSGWLMELRATDGSRLTDVVFDLNNDGEFDQEDMIELDGELVPPVGLMPGNGDEPSIPPEVPAIIGDGAKEYKVGSTSSGALYKETESGRGGKEDMVRGSWRQLQ, from the coding sequence ATGGCCTATGCTAGCTGCCCTGAAATTACTATTGAGACAACTATAGAAAGAAATTCTTCCTGGAAGAAAATTGCGAGAGAGGACGTACCCGATCTTGAGTCAGTCACCTCTTATACAGGTTTTGTTGATGGAGGATTTTCAAACTCATGCAAGGTTACGCTTCTTAATGATGCTGATGATCTTCTCAAATATAGGCGCTGTGCTGCTGCGACGGTTTCCCTGACTGGCCCTGCTGCATCTTGCGCCCCATCAAGTACAGGTGATGTCTCCCAGACCCCCTTGTTTCTTGGGGGCGCTGATGTTCCTGGCAATTTGTTGCTAGTCCCCTCAGTGGAATGGCCTACAGTGAATAGTGTTGCGAATCTGGGTGCTTATAACCCTGACAATGAATACACAGGGTATTTTGATTCCTATAAGTGTTACGACTACAGCTACAGCAGCACGGAGGCTGACCGGCATTTCTACCCCAGCAGTACCACGGAAACACGTACGTGCTCTGGCAAGTGGAGTGGAAACTTCCTCAATTGGGCAGCTACACAAACGATAGATCCTTTTCGTTCGGCCCTTACGGGCGGTCATAGGGTCAAGGACACTTCCACGGAAACTTGGCTGGAAAAGGCGCGCCATGATGGCCAAGGGGGTACTGGACTTTATCCCAATCGTAGATTGCCAGAGTCTGGCAATGGTGCAAGCCTAGTCAGTGGTGCCACGCCCTTTAATGCCAATTGGCTGCAAATGCGTATTCAAGGACTGGGTAATAAAATGCGATTTCGGTTGGATAATAGTGGTGTTGACACTAGCGTAACCGCCTACAATCCTTCTATGGCTATTAGCAAGGACAAGGCTTACGAAGTCAGCATAAGGGTTAAGGTATGCGTGTCAGGAATGCTGGAAGGGAATTGCAAACAATACAGTCAGGGCTATAAGCCAGAGGGCTTGCTACAGCAAAATGCGGCCAAACTTAGATATGGCATTTTTGGCTACCTGAATGATTCCAATATGAAACGAGACGGTGCCGTACTCAGGGCGCAGCAGAAAATGGTTGGGCCTACGCGGAAGAATGCTCAGATGGATGTGGAGGATAACCCAAACCAGGAGTGGGACCCCGTTACCGGCGTATCGATCAGTAACCCCGATGCCGATGATGCATCGGCTTCTAGCTCTGCTTTGGGAATTACCATCAATAATAGTGGTGTGATCAATTATCTGAATAAATTTGGCCAGCTGACTACAAACAACAACAAGAGTTATGATCCTGTTGGCGAGCTTTACTATGCCGGTCTGAGGTATCTTAAAAATCAGGGTAATGTGTCTGCTTATACCAGCATGTCAGGTGCTTCAACCAGCGACAAAAATAAATGGGCCGATGGATTTCCTGTTATAACTACCTGGGTTGACCCTATGCAACACAGTTGTCAAGCCAATGTGATGCTGGGTATAGGGGATATTTATACCCATAGGGATAAAAATCTTCCAGGCAGTAGTTGCACCAGTGATGAACCAAGTAAGCCCTCTGAGGTATCATCGGATAGCACTGTCAATGTGGTAACCGAGACCAATAAAGTAGGTCAGATGGAAGGCATAGGCAATATTGGCAGCAAATGTAACTTTACTGGACGTAATAACTCAGCCTTTATGGCAGGTTTGGCTTGGCATGCCAAGACCAGTGATATTCGTCCTGACTTGGATGGTACGCAAAGGGTTTCCACTTACTGGGTGGATGTGCTTGAGGCGCTTTCGCTGGAAGGCATGGCTAGAAACCAATTTGCACTTGCAGCCAAGTACGGTGGTTTCAATCCGCCCGCAGACTTTGATCCAGCCACATGGGGCACAGATTCTTTACCTGAGGCTTGGTGGCATACCAATGGTGAAACCCTGACCCCCTTTGGCTCCAGAGGAAATGGTCAGGCCAGTTTCAAACGTCCAGATAATTTCTTCCTTGCCGGTGAGGCTGGGGCTATGGTGCAAAGCCTGAAAAGTGCTTTTCAAAATATCATAGAAGAAACCACGGGTAACTTTTCTGCGGTCGCGGCCAGTACTGCAGAGCTTAAGACAGATACCATGGTATTCCAGGCGCGCTTTGACAGCACGGACTGGAGTGGTGAGTTGATCGCTTATGGTTTCGATCCCACAGCAGAAAATCCTTTTAGCCTAAAATGGAATGCAGCTGAGCAGATACCAGAGGCTGCTAATCGCAAAATTGTAAGTTTTAACCCAGATACCAATGCAGGTATTGATTTCCAATGGAGTCAGCTGAACAGTACGCAAAAGACCCAGCTTAATGATACCGAGGAATTGCTGAACTATTTGCGCGGTGATTCCAGCGAAGAAGTGAGCAATGGTGGTGACTACCGCGATCGCAGTGTTTTATTGGGCGACATTGTCAACTCCAGTCCTGTGTATGTTGATGTTAATCTCGATTATCGCTACACCGATGATCTTCAATCTGGATATGCCGATTTCAAAGCATCGCTTGAAGACACGCCCGCAATGATTTATGTCGGAAGTAATGATGGCATGTTGCATGCTTTTAAGGCAACGACAGGTGAAGAATTATTTGCCTATGTACCCAATGCTGTATTTCCGAATTTAGCGGAGTTGGGTAAGTCTGCCTATAACCACAAGTATTTTGTTGATGGAGATATTTTTGTTGGTCACGCCTATATTGCTGCTAGAGGCGGTTGGCGGACGGTGTTGGTTGGTGGTTTGGGTGCTGGGGGTAAGGCTATCTATGCCCTGGATATAACCAATCCAGAGGGGTTTAGCAAAACAGACGTACTCTGGGAGTTCAGCCATGCTGACCTGGGTTACAGCTTCGGCAGACCAACCATAGCACCCATGGGTAATGGTGAATGGGCGGTCATACTGGGCAATGGATACCAAAGTAGTTTAGGTAAGGCCAGTCTGTTTGTTTTGGATGTGGCTGATGGTAGCTTGATCAAGCAGATTGATCTTGACACTAGCGGAGGCAACGGTCTGTCTGCACCTGTTACTGTGGCCAATGATAGTCGTCAAATTATTCATGCCTTTGCAGGTGATCTTAAGGGAAATATGTGGCGCGTGGATTTCTGTAGTAGTTGTGATGGCACCAATCCTAATTTTATCAGCAACCAATGGGAACCCAGTTGGTCTTCTGGCGGTGATCCCGCACCACTGTTCACTACGCCGGATAATAGGCCAATAACCAGTAGGCCTGCCGTTGGTAAACATCCTGATGGTGGTTATATTGTTTTCTTTGGAACCGGCAAGTTTTACGAAACCGGAGATAATATAATCGGCAGCAGTCCTGCTATTGAGGCGTTTTACGGATTGCGTGATGCGGATGGCCCTATCAGCGGGGTTAGTGAACTGCTGGAGCACAGCATTGGTTGGCAGGGGACTGGTCTGGATCGCAGTCTGCGTGTTACCAGCTCCACAGAAGAGGAGCCTTTCTTGATCACTCCAACCGGATCAGAAAAAGGTTGGTATCTACCTTTGATCTACAACAGTGTCCAGGAATCCGAGCGTGTCGTTGCCGAGCCTGTACTTAGAAATGGAAGGATAATTTTTGTGACAATGGTTCCGAATCCCGACCCTTGCGGCTATGGAGGAAGTGGTTGGTTGATG